ACCAGTTGGGCAAGATACTCCTGTGTCCACCCTTTCGCTTCACGAGCCTTTTTTATCGCCATACCTAAAGGCTTGAAATCAAGCTTTCTTTCGTCTTGGTACATTTTTATATCACCCCATATCATTTTACATTTCGGGTGACGACATTTGAACGAAGCACAACTTTACATTAAGTAGTATTTTATTTCGCTCTTCGATAGAAGTAAACTTGCTATTGTTCGCCATTCCGTATATAATAATTATATACTCTTAGGCGAAAGGAAGTTGATTATATGAATTATATTTCTGTGAAAGCTGCTTCTAAAAAATGGGGTATATCGGAACGGCGAATACAAAAATTATGCGAAGAAAGTCGCATTGATGGTACCGAGAAGTTTGGTCGGGCATGGCTGATACCCAAAGATGCGGAAAAGCCCATTGATGGACGTATGAAAATAAAAAACAAACAGGAGGACAAGCATGGAGTTTAACGAAAAACTGCAACAACTTAGAACTGGGAAGAACCTAACGCAGGAACAGCTTGCAGAGCAACTATATGTATCAAGGACAGCAATTTCAAAATGGGAAAGCGGAAAAGGCTACCCTAACATTGAGTCACTCAAGTGTATTTCTAAATTCTTTTCTGTAACCATAGATGAACTGCTGTCTGGTGAGGAACTGATTACCCTTGCCGAAACTGAAAACAACTCTAATGTTAAAAGAATTTATAACATTATCAGTGGAATAATAGATGTATTGGCAGTTGCACTTATTGTATTACCAATCTATGGAGAACCTCAAGGCAGCCAGTTTTACCATGTAAATCTTCTGTCAAATACTCATTTACCAGATTTAGATATTGGAATACATTGGGCTGTTTTTTTATTTATAATTGGGCTTGGAATTGCCAGAATTGCTTTCATTTGTTTCGAAAAAGAGTTATTGCATAACATTATCTCGAAAGTTTCTATCGCAACAGGCGCAGTAGCAATCTGTTTATTTGCTGCGGCAAGAGAACCATATGCAACAATACTGCTTTTCTTGTTTTTTGCAGTGAAAATATTTTTATTGCTACAGCAAAGCAGAACAAAATAAAAATTGCCATAAAACCCTTGAAAATAGGCTCTGACACGATAAGTGTCGGAGCTTTTTTTCTATTGTGACGGTAGGTTTCTTTGCTTTTACCACACTGGGACGGATAATAAATTTGTGGTCAGCAGAAACAGAAATCCACAGAAAGGAATAATGGTTATGGAATTTATTATCGAAACTAATAATCTTACCAAGCGATATGGAACCGCTACCGTTGTTGATAAGATAAATCTTCATGTGCCAAAAGGGAAGATTTATGGACTGCTTGGCAGAAACGGAGCCGGGAAAACCACCGCAATGAAAATGATGTTGAAACTTACTTTCCCAACAGATGGAGCTATCAGGCTGTTTGGAAAAGACTATAAGGGCAATGAAACTGCTATTTATAGCAAAATAGGTTCGATTATTGAAACACCAAGTTTCTACGGCAATTTAACAGGATATGAGAATTTGTATATTCTTGCTAAATTGCGAGGACAACTTTGCAAAAACAAAGTCTTAAACGCTCTTGAAATTGTGGGGCTGCATGAGGAAAAAAGAAAGGTCTTTGCCGACTATTCCCTTGGCATGAAACAGCGGCTTGGTATTGCCGCTGCCATTATGCACGAGCCAGAGCTGCTTATACTTGATGAACCAATTAACGGACTTGACCCAATTGGAATATCAGAAATTCGCTCATTTCTATCTAAACTTAGCCATGATAATGGCACCACAATTTTTATATCAAGCCATGTTTTAAATGAGGTTGAGCAAATTGCAGATATTATTGGTGTTATGCACGAGGGTCATTTAATAGAAGAGGTTGATATAGCAGAGCTACACAAAAGAAACCGAAAATACACTCAATTTGATTTGTCGGATGGGCAAGCAGCTGCAAAAATTTTAGAAAGCCGCTATCATATCACAGACTTTACGGTGCAGGGAAATACACTAAAAATTTATGATTTCAACCACAATATAGGGAACATCAATCGCGATTTTGCCTTAAATGGACTACTTGTCACAAAGGTAAATGCCAGTGAAGAAAACTTAGAGGAATACTTTTCTAAACTGATTGGAGGTGAGGGCATTGCTTAAGATTATTTCCTGTGAACTACTTAAATTAAAGCGGTCAAAAATAATACCAATTAGTATTGCAGGAGTGCTATCTACACCATTGTTAATGCTGTTAGAGGCTCTGCAAACTTATTTTGACAAACCAGAACTTGTCTTTACCTTGTCTGACGTTTACAACAGCAGTGTACTTTATACCATGTTACTAACAAATATGATGGTCTATATTGCAATTGCTGCATTTTTATTCAGTAGAGAATATACAGAAAATACACTTAAGACTATATTACCCATTCCTATCTCAAGAACAAAACTACTGCTTGGCAAGTTTTGCACCTTACTGCTTGAAATTGTTACTCTTAACATTGTGACATGGGCAGGTATTTTTATCGTTTGTGGAATATACCACGCTATCTTTACAATGGAAGGGTACAGCTTGCTTGTGGCAATCGAATGGTTTCCAAAGTTTTTACTTGGCGGTATCCTAATGTTTTTAACAACTTCTCCTTTTGTATTTGTCGCAGGGAAAACAAAGGGATTTGTTGCTCCTATGATTGGTTCTGCTGTTATCGTCATGGGCAGTGCGGCTCTCGCAAATCAAGAATGGGGTGCAATATATCCGTGGACAGCTACATTTTTTCTTGTGCAGGGTAAAATCGAGAATACCGGCTACCCCATTGCCCTATCTGTGGGTATTATCCTTTTGTTATCAGCAGTCGGTTTCTTTATGACCTATCACCATTTCGAAAAGGAGGATTTGAGATAATGGCACTTGATTTTATAGAAGTTTTGAAAGTTATTTTTCTTGGAATTGTTGAGGGAATTACCGAGTGGCTGCCCATCAGCAGCACAGGGCATATGCTTCTTGTGGACGAATTTATCACGCTTAATATGAGCGACGCATTTAAGGAAATGTTTTTTGTTGTCATTCAGCTTGGAGCTATCTTTGCGGTAGTTGTTATGTTTTGGGAAAAAATGTTTCCGTTCCAATTTAAGGACAAATCACAGCCTATTATCAAAAAGGATACATTTTCTCTTTGGTTCAAAGTCGTAGTTGCTTGTATTCCCGGGGCAGTTATAACTATCCTGTTTGACGATTATATTGAAGCTCATCTACACACTCCAATAGTAATTGCAGCAGCCCTTATTTTCTATGGTATTGCTTTTATTGTCATTGAAATTTGGAACAAAAAACGGTTTCCAACTACTTGCAAATTAGAAAATATTACTTATGGAACAGCCTTTTTAATTGGACTATTTCAGGTACTTTCCATTATTCCCGGTACTTCTCGTTCGGGTGCCACAATTATAGGGGCGCTGTTGATTGGTGTATCAAGAGTAGTAGCAGCGGAATTTACGTTTTTTCTTGCCGTTCCTGTTATGTTCGGTTTAAGTGCTATTAAAATATTGAAATTTGGTGTTTCCTTTACAAGCGTTGAATTGCTTATCTTAATAATAGGTATGGTGGTAGCATTTGCGGTATCGGTGTTAGTTATAAAATTCCTCATGGGATATATTAAAAAACATGATTTTAAGGCATTTGGTTGGTATCGAATTGTGGTTGGTATTCTTGTTGTACTGATAACAATAATCTAATAGAAAAACAATCTGCCGCACGACGGCAAAAGAAAAAAAGTCGTCGTACAGTAGATATATTTTCACGTCTATAAAACGGTGGCTTTGATTTTCAAAGCCGCCGTTCTTTGCGTTTTACACAAGTCTATGACGACTGATAAGCGGATTAACCCCCTCGTTTTGGACGGAATCTAATAAATTCTTCATTTCTTTTAAATTTAGACCCTTATTTGAATATTTGTTAGGTT
This genomic interval from Clostridium kluyveri contains the following:
- a CDS encoding DNA-binding protein, with product MNYISVKAASKKWGISERRIQKLCEESRIDGTEKFGRAWLIPKDAEKPIDGRMKIKNKQEDKHGV
- a CDS encoding helix-turn-helix domain-containing protein, which encodes MEFNEKLQQLRTGKNLTQEQLAEQLYVSRTAISKWESGKGYPNIESLKCISKFFSVTIDELLSGEELITLAETENNSNVKRIYNIISGIIDVLAVALIVLPIYGEPQGSQFYHVNLLSNTHLPDLDIGIHWAVFLFIIGLGIARIAFICFEKELLHNIISKVSIATGAVAICLFAAAREPYATILLFLFFAVKIFLLLQQSRTK
- a CDS encoding ABC transporter ATP-binding protein, which translates into the protein MEFIIETNNLTKRYGTATVVDKINLHVPKGKIYGLLGRNGAGKTTAMKMMLKLTFPTDGAIRLFGKDYKGNETAIYSKIGSIIETPSFYGNLTGYENLYILAKLRGQLCKNKVLNALEIVGLHEEKRKVFADYSLGMKQRLGIAAAIMHEPELLILDEPINGLDPIGISEIRSFLSKLSHDNGTTIFISSHVLNEVEQIADIIGVMHEGHLIEEVDIAELHKRNRKYTQFDLSDGQAAAKILESRYHITDFTVQGNTLKIYDFNHNIGNINRDFALNGLLVTKVNASEENLEEYFSKLIGGEGIA
- a CDS encoding ABC transporter permease — translated: MRALLKIISCELLKLKRSKIIPISIAGVLSTPLLMLLEALQTYFDKPELVFTLSDVYNSSVLYTMLLTNMMVYIAIAAFLFSREYTENTLKTILPIPISRTKLLLGKFCTLLLEIVTLNIVTWAGIFIVCGIYHAIFTMEGYSLLVAIEWFPKFLLGGILMFLTTSPFVFVAGKTKGFVAPMIGSAVIVMGSAALANQEWGAIYPWTATFFLVQGKIENTGYPIALSVGIILLLSAVGFFMTYHHFEKEDLR
- a CDS encoding undecaprenyl-diphosphate phosphatase, encoding MALDFIEVLKVIFLGIVEGITEWLPISSTGHMLLVDEFITLNMSDAFKEMFFVVIQLGAIFAVVVMFWEKMFPFQFKDKSQPIIKKDTFSLWFKVVVACIPGAVITILFDDYIEAHLHTPIVIAAALIFYGIAFIVIEIWNKKRFPTTCKLENITYGTAFLIGLFQVLSIIPGTSRSGATIIGALLIGVSRVVAAEFTFFLAVPVMFGLSAIKILKFGVSFTSVELLILIIGMVVAFAVSVLVIKFLMGYIKKHDFKAFGWYRIVVGILVVLITII